A genomic window from Methanobrevibacter sp. TLL-48-HuF1 includes:
- a CDS encoding AI-2E family transporter, producing the protein MEKDLKEYITPPVLLVLFLLGISVMIVSPVLNMVILGAILAYAIRPLARKITSKIKIKSISIFLAVILVMIPLVILIAYVISVISGVLSEVLIVNPTGFNLNLDTIINQMINNLPADVSSSIDAATIKSSLSTFITDIGNVILDYIVSLASKLLSISVDLFILFASIYYFIRDGDKCYNFVESFIPRESKDFFTRTVNSVKDVLKSIFYGHFLTSLIIGIIAAIGYSLLGYSQGVFLGVITGIFQLIPVFGPWPIYWTLAIVDLLSGNYVRVVIVLLFGFFLSLSDMYIRPALSSHYADIHPLILLIGFLAGPLVYGIVGFILGPLILGITYAVLDNFRIELNKSKGE; encoded by the coding sequence ATGGAAAAAGACTTAAAAGAATATATAACTCCTCCAGTACTGTTAGTATTGTTCCTGCTTGGAATATCAGTAATGATTGTATCTCCAGTTTTGAATATGGTTATACTGGGGGCTATATTAGCTTATGCTATTCGCCCATTAGCTAGAAAAATAACTTCTAAAATAAAAATCAAATCAATTTCTATTTTTCTGGCTGTAATTTTAGTTATGATTCCATTGGTTATTTTAATTGCATATGTCATTTCAGTAATATCTGGTGTTTTATCTGAGGTATTGATAGTTAATCCAACTGGATTTAACTTAAATTTGGATACTATAATTAATCAGATGATTAATAACTTACCTGCTGATGTAAGTTCAAGTATTGATGCTGCAACAATTAAATCATCTTTATCTACTTTCATAACTGATATAGGAAATGTTATATTGGATTATATTGTAAGTTTAGCTAGTAAACTTCTTTCAATTTCTGTAGATCTATTTATATTATTTGCATCAATATATTACTTTATTCGAGATGGGGACAAATGTTATAATTTTGTTGAATCATTTATACCTCGGGAAAGTAAGGATTTCTTTACAAGAACCGTAAATTCTGTTAAAGATGTTTTAAAAAGTATATTTTATGGACATTTTTTAACTTCTTTAATTATTGGTATTATTGCAGCTATAGGGTATTCATTGCTTGGATATTCTCAGGGTGTATTTTTAGGTGTGATTACAGGTATTTTCCAGTTAATTCCAGTATTCGGGCCTTGGCCGATTTATTGGACATTAGCTATTGTAGATTTACTTTCTGGAAATTATGTAAGGGTTGTAATAGTACTTTTATTTGGATTTTTCCTTAGTTTAAGTGATATGTATATTCGACCGGCTTTGTCCAGCCATTATGCAGATATTCATCCTTTAATTTTACTTATAGGGTTTTTAGCAGGTCCATTAGTTTACGGAATTGTTGGATTTATTTTAGGCCCGTTAATATTAGGTATAACTTATGCTGTTTTGGATAACTTCAGAATAGAACTTAATAAAAGCAAAGGGGAATAA
- a CDS encoding NOP5/NOP56 family protein encodes MECYITYCIKGFLAFNEDFELIAKKLFPKESIVTALMEIENKKIDSQEKEIIEEVSKDYDKIIIESNKRISDYSSLNSFDKLEIKTPNAGGDYLRSNLEKFVDENCLEVYQQLAIAKMKEASKSEDKHLIQAINSIDEIDESISKLIERIREWYALYFPEMDVIKNNETYVRLIAENKTKEKIIQAKPDVFLIDPDYDEEINQKDLDIMNNYANSIYELQKSRKAIENYIEDKMESLAPNLKLLVGASLGAKLISHAGGLKRLATYPSSTVQIMGAEKALFRHLKSGDRPPKYGLIYQHPQIRGANWWNRGKIARMLASKISLACRKDIFTKDFDPNIYEEFIRKAEQIEKENPFPTKTTKKRKEERSKSKNKHQKSKKRRKNKRRK; translated from the coding sequence ATGGAATGTTATATAACCTATTGCATTAAGGGATTTTTAGCTTTTAATGAGGATTTTGAATTAATAGCAAAAAAATTATTTCCAAAAGAAAGTATTGTAACTGCACTGATGGAAATTGAAAATAAAAAAATAGATTCACAGGAAAAAGAGATTATTGAAGAAGTTTCAAAAGACTATGATAAAATCATTATTGAATCAAATAAAAGAATCTCTGATTATTCCAGCTTAAATTCATTTGATAAATTAGAAATTAAAACACCTAATGCAGGTGGAGATTATTTAAGAAGCAATTTAGAAAAATTTGTTGATGAAAACTGCCTGGAAGTTTATCAGCAGTTAGCTATTGCTAAAATGAAAGAAGCATCAAAATCAGAAGATAAACATCTTATTCAAGCTATAAACTCCATTGACGAAATTGATGAATCTATCAGCAAATTAATTGAACGCATTAGAGAATGGTATGCTTTGTATTTCCCTGAAATGGATGTAATTAAAAATAATGAAACATATGTCCGTTTAATAGCTGAAAACAAAACTAAAGAAAAAATCATCCAAGCCAAACCCGATGTATTTTTAATAGACCCTGATTATGATGAGGAAATTAATCAGAAGGATTTAGACATAATGAATAATTATGCAAATTCCATTTATGAATTGCAAAAAAGCAGGAAAGCTATTGAAAATTACATTGAAGATAAAATGGAATCCTTAGCACCGAATTTGAAACTGTTAGTTGGAGCTTCACTTGGTGCTAAATTAATATCCCATGCAGGAGGACTTAAAAGATTAGCTACTTATCCTTCAAGTACTGTTCAGATAATGGGTGCTGAAAAAGCATTGTTCAGACATTTGAAAAGTGGTGACAGACCTCCAAAATACGGTTTAATTTACCAGCATCCACAAATTAGAGGAGCTAACTGGTGGAATCGTGGAAAAATAGCTAGAATGCTTGCATCTAAAATATCACTGGCATGCAGAAAAGATATTTTCACTAAAGATTTTGATCCGAATATTTACGAAGAATTTATCAGAAAAGCAGAACAGATAGAAAAAGAAAATCCATTTCCAACAAAGACTACTAAAAAACGAAAAGAAGAGCGCTCAAAATCTAAAAATAAACACCAGAAATCTAAAAAAAGAAGAAAAAATAAAAGGAGGAAATAA
- a CDS encoding DNA-directed DNA polymerase, with the protein MEKNVVILDIDYVTYENKPVIRLFSKDKDKNIVLLDDSFEPYLYVAPKDNVKKCQEQILDTLDGIHIEEVIKKDFQVEKTFLKVTFLNPQELAKNRDALRDLDQVDHIREHDIPFYRRYLIDRDVIPMTEVKACGEKIDSFLNLDSKKHDLEIIKLTKPLERVGDDLQDFRILSFDLEVRNPHGMPNSEVDEIIMIGVASNFGINQVISTKTNSEDRDDFVNQVASEKEMIETFIDIVKKSNVDIIVGYNSDNFDFPYLKDRAKSHGIDLDLGMDDSNIKFIRRGFANAASFKGLIHVDLYLVMRRYMTLERYTLERVYYELFGEEKVDVPGEHIWEYWDSDSTQLDDLFDYSLDDVVSTLKIAQQTLPLNLELTRIVGQPLFDLSRMATGQQAEWFLVKEAYFDNEVVPNKPGGSNFAIRAAEEDNEGGYVKEPEIGLHENLVQFDFRSLYPSIIISKNISPDMLVVGDVENREDYNISPEHDLKFKKNPKGFIPSVISKILNERFKIKKAMKASVDPTEKKTLDVQQHAIKRLANTMYGIYGFPRFRWYSYECAKAITSWGRQYIKRAMKKAEDYGFYAIYADTDGFYAKYKK; encoded by the coding sequence ATGGAAAAAAATGTTGTTATTTTAGATATTGACTATGTTACTTATGAAAATAAGCCTGTAATTCGTTTATTTTCAAAAGATAAAGATAAAAATATAGTTTTATTGGATGATAGCTTTGAGCCTTATTTGTATGTCGCTCCTAAAGATAATGTTAAAAAGTGTCAGGAACAGATTCTGGATACTTTAGATGGTATACATATTGAAGAGGTTATTAAAAAGGATTTTCAGGTGGAAAAAACATTTTTAAAAGTGACTTTTTTAAATCCTCAGGAATTAGCTAAAAACAGGGATGCTTTACGTGATTTGGATCAGGTGGACCATATAAGAGAACATGATATTCCTTTTTATAGAAGATATTTAATTGACCGTGATGTTATTCCAATGACTGAAGTTAAAGCCTGCGGGGAAAAAATCGATTCTTTTTTAAATTTGGATTCTAAAAAACACGATTTGGAAATTATTAAACTTACCAAACCTCTTGAAAGAGTGGGGGATGATTTACAGGATTTCAGAATCTTAAGTTTTGATTTGGAAGTTAGGAATCCTCATGGAATGCCGAATTCTGAAGTTGATGAAATAATTATGATTGGAGTTGCCAGTAATTTTGGAATAAATCAGGTTATTTCAACTAAAACAAATTCCGAAGACAGAGATGACTTTGTTAATCAGGTAGCATCTGAAAAAGAAATGATTGAAACATTTATTGACATAGTTAAAAAAAGCAATGTTGATATTATTGTAGGATATAATTCTGATAATTTTGACTTTCCATATCTTAAGGATAGAGCTAAAAGTCATGGTATTGACCTGGATTTGGGAATGGATGATTCTAATATTAAATTTATTAGAAGGGGTTTTGCAAATGCAGCATCTTTTAAAGGTTTAATCCATGTTGATTTGTATCTTGTTATGAGAAGATACATGACTCTGGAAAGATATACTTTAGAAAGAGTTTATTATGAATTATTCGGGGAAGAAAAGGTCGATGTTCCTGGAGAGCATATTTGGGAGTATTGGGATAGTGATTCAACACAATTGGACGATTTATTTGATTATTCTTTAGATGATGTTGTCTCCACTTTAAAAATTGCTCAGCAGACACTTCCGCTTAATCTGGAACTTACCCGTATTGTAGGTCAGCCTCTTTTTGACTTAAGTCGTATGGCTACTGGTCAGCAAGCTGAATGGTTTTTAGTTAAGGAAGCATATTTTGACAATGAGGTTGTACCAAACAAGCCTGGAGGGTCAAACTTTGCAATTAGGGCAGCTGAAGAAGATAATGAAGGGGGATATGTTAAAGAACCTGAAATTGGATTACATGAAAATTTAGTGCAGTTCGATTTTAGAAGTCTGTATCCAAGTATAATTATTTCAAAAAACATTTCTCCAGACATGCTGGTTGTTGGAGATGTTGAAAATAGGGAAGATTACAATATTTCTCCTGAACATGATTTAAAATTTAAAAAGAATCCGAAAGGTTTTATTCCATCAGTTATATCTAAAATTCTCAATGAAAGATTTAAAATTAAAAAAGCTATGAAAGCATCTGTTGATCCTACTGAAAAAAAGACGTTGGATGTGCAGCAACATGCTATAAAAAGATTAGCTAATACTATGTATGGTATTTATGGTTTTCCCCGCTTCAGATGGTATTCTTATGAATGTGCAAAAGCTATTACTTCATGGGGCAGGCAATATATTAAAAGAGCAATGAAAAAAGCAGAAGATTATGGTTTTTATGCAATATATGCAGATACTGATGGTTTTTATGCTAAATATAAAAAATAG
- a CDS encoding dihydroorotate dehydrogenase has translation MLRTNVCGVEFRNPLMLAAGVMGSNASSMNWILKSGAAGVVSKSFSLEPNPGYVNPTTVGVECGIINAIGLSNPGVENFKEELKRIDRKGNVSIASIYGATPEEFSKLVLEIGDYVDMIELNISCPHAMEGYGASIGQDANLTHKIVSAAKDSANKPIIAKLTPNVTDIVEIAMAAQDAGADALTLINSLGPGMKINIDVAKPVLSNKFGGMSGKAIKPIALRNVYTVYDNVDIPIIGVGGISNFEDVVEFLFAGARAVQIGTVIMVEGVEVFSKINKGLEEFMNKKGYGSIDEMIGLAHEEL, from the coding sequence ATGTTGAGGACAAACGTTTGCGGAGTTGAATTTAGAAATCCTTTAATGTTAGCTGCAGGAGTTATGGGGAGTAATGCTTCTTCTATGAATTGGATTTTAAAATCTGGTGCAGCAGGTGTTGTTTCTAAATCTTTTTCTTTAGAACCTAATCCAGGTTATGTAAATCCTACAACTGTAGGTGTTGAATGTGGTATTATTAATGCTATTGGCCTTTCAAATCCTGGTGTAGAAAACTTTAAGGAAGAACTTAAAAGAATTGATAGAAAAGGAAATGTTTCAATAGCTTCAATTTATGGAGCAACTCCTGAGGAATTTAGTAAGTTAGTTTTGGAAATTGGAGATTATGTTGATATGATTGAATTAAATATTTCATGTCCTCATGCTATGGAAGGTTATGGTGCATCTATTGGTCAGGATGCTAATTTAACTCATAAAATTGTTAGTGCTGCTAAGGATAGTGCAAATAAACCAATAATAGCTAAATTAACTCCGAATGTTACTGACATTGTTGAAATAGCTATGGCGGCTCAGGATGCAGGTGCAGACGCCTTGACTTTAATCAATTCATTAGGTCCTGGAATGAAAATCAATATTGATGTTGCAAAACCTGTTTTGTCAAATAAGTTCGGTGGAATGAGTGGTAAGGCTATAAAACCAATAGCTCTTCGTAATGTCTATACAGTTTATGATAATGTGGACATTCCAATTATTGGTGTTGGAGGAATTTCAAACTTTGAAGATGTTGTTGAATTTTTATTTGCTGGAGCCAGGGCAGTTCAGATTGGTACTGTTATTATGGTTGAAGGTGTAGAAGTATTTAGCAAAATTAACAAAGGTTTAGAAGAATTTATGAATAAAAAAGGTTACGGATCTATTGATGAAATGATTGGCCTTGCACATGAGGAGTTGTAA
- a CDS encoding fibrillarin-like rRNA/tRNA 2'-O-methyltransferase, whose amino-acid sequence MKVYLKDGQIATKNLTPGISVYGEELIQENEEYRIWNPRRSKLAAALLNGLEKLEIPENAKVLYLGASTGTTVSHISDIVTDGKIYAVEFSPTTAKKLVRLARQRTNIAPILGDATKPKNYLNITEKADIVYCDVAQPTQSQLFMKNMNLIGKDNAIGILMIKARSIDVVQKPKKIFKEEEKKLRENGFKIIEKVKLEPYEKDHIAFVVEKNF is encoded by the coding sequence ATGAAAGTTTATTTAAAGGACGGACAAATAGCTACCAAAAATTTAACACCTGGAATTTCAGTTTATGGGGAAGAATTAATTCAGGAAAATGAAGAATACAGAATATGGAATCCCAGAAGGTCAAAATTAGCTGCAGCTCTATTAAATGGATTAGAAAAACTAGAGATTCCTGAAAATGCAAAAGTCCTATACTTAGGTGCATCAACTGGAACAACAGTTTCACACATTTCAGACATAGTAACTGACGGAAAAATATATGCAGTTGAATTTTCACCAACAACAGCTAAAAAATTAGTCAGACTAGCCAGACAAAGGACTAATATTGCTCCGATTTTAGGAGATGCTACCAAACCTAAAAATTATTTGAATATAACTGAAAAAGCAGACATTGTATACTGCGATGTAGCTCAACCAACACAAAGTCAATTGTTTATGAAAAATATGAACTTAATAGGGAAAGATAATGCCATAGGAATATTAATGATTAAAGCTAGAAGTATTGATGTTGTACAAAAGCCTAAAAAGATTTTTAAAGAAGAAGAGAAGAAATTAAGAGAAAATGGTTTTAAAATTATTGAAAAAGTAAAACTGGAACCCTACGAAAAAGACCATATTGCATTTGTAGTAGAGAAAAATTTTTAA
- a CDS encoding dihydroorotate dehydrogenase electron transfer subunit → MNDVPQIVEINEIIEETPTIKTFIFDWDMDKFGVPSPGEFVMVWNFHNEKPMSISLIDKENSRLAISVKNVGEFSSQLHDLKVGDKIGIRGSYGNGFSNGLTNKKILAIGGGVGMAPINAIASDLLKKGNSVDVVPAAVTKDELLFMDSLEKSGADIYPCTDDGSFGFEGFATDCTVSLLEDKSYDFAFVCGPEIMMKGIYEILEDAEITAEYSLERYMKCALGICGQCCVDNTGWRICVEGPVFKNEKIEEISEFGKYRRNAAGIKQ, encoded by the coding sequence ATGAATGATGTTCCACAAATTGTTGAAATTAATGAAATAATTGAAGAGACTCCGACTATTAAAACTTTTATCTTTGATTGGGATATGGATAAGTTTGGTGTTCCTTCTCCGGGGGAATTTGTAATGGTTTGGAACTTCCATAATGAAAAACCAATGTCTATTTCTTTAATTGACAAAGAAAATTCAAGATTAGCTATCAGTGTTAAAAATGTTGGTGAATTTTCATCACAGCTTCATGATTTGAAAGTTGGAGATAAAATAGGTATTCGAGGCAGCTATGGAAACGGATTTTCAAATGGTTTAACTAATAAAAAAATTTTAGCTATTGGTGGTGGGGTTGGAATGGCTCCGATTAATGCAATAGCTAGTGATTTACTTAAGAAAGGCAATTCTGTCGATGTCGTTCCGGCAGCTGTTACAAAAGATGAATTATTGTTTATGGATTCATTAGAAAAATCCGGTGCTGATATTTATCCATGTACTGATGATGGAAGTTTTGGCTTTGAAGGATTTGCAACAGATTGTACTGTAAGTTTACTTGAAGATAAGTCTTATGATTTTGCATTTGTTTGCGGTCCTGAGATAATGATGAAAGGGATCTATGAAATACTTGAAGATGCTGAAATAACTGCAGAATATTCTCTAGAGAGATACATGAAATGTGCCTTAGGTATATGTGGTCAGTGTTGTGTTGATAATACTGGGTGGAGAATTTGTGTAGAGGGTCCGGTTTTTAAAAATGAGAAAATAGAAGAAATTTCAGAGTTTGGAAAATACAGAAGAAATGCTGCAGGAATAAAACAGTAA